The DNA sequence GCAGCGGTCTCCATAACTGCATTCATAGTATTAGATCCAATAACGTTTACAGCAGGAATAGAAAACCTGTTTTCTTTAGCGTATTCGAATATTTCTTTAACAAGATTACCAGTAGCTACTCCAAAAGGAAATTTTTTAGACATGTATATTAGATTTTATTTAAAAGGATTAACAAATGTAAAAAAAAGTATTTTTTATATTATTATAGATATATAAAAACTGAAAAATACAAGAAAAAATTTATATTAATTTTATAAAAATCAATATGCTAGTTTTACCATCTACTTTAAAAATATACAACGCTTCAGCTGGTTCTGGAAAAACTACTTTTTTAGTCATAAATTATCTTTATGTTTTGTTAAAAAGCCCTTTTCCTGACGAATATAAAAGAGTTTTAGCTTTAACTTTTACTAAAAAAGCCTCTGAAGAAATGAAAAATCGCATTTTACAGTGCATAAAAGAATTTTCAAATAAAAAAGTTAAAAAAGAATATTGTTTTTTATTTGATTATATCACAAAAAAGTTAAAATTAACAAAACATCAATTATATCAACGTTCAGAAAGAATATTATTTTCTATAATACATGATTTTTATTCTTTTTCTAAAAATATAAGTACGATAGATAAGTTTACTTATAATATTATAAGATCTTTTTTTTCAGAAAAAAAAATAGATTTAGAAATGAATACAGATAGATTTCTATTGAAAATTGTAGAAAATATCTTATACAGATTAAAAAATTCTGAAAAATGGTCAAATGTTTTAATTCAATCTTCTTTAGAAAATCTAAAAAAAGGAAAAAATTGGGATTTGAAAAAGGAATTATTTAAAATAGCTCATGTAATCGTTGAAGAGAATAATTTTTTTCCTATAAAAAAAATGAAAAATTATCCTTTAGAACATTTTTTACAATTAAAAAATACTGTATTTAAAAGAACTGAAAAATTTGAAAAAAAATGTAAAAAAATAGGAAAAAGTTTTTTTCAAATTTTAGAAAGAAGTTCCATTCAAAAACATTCATTCATTCATTTAGATTTACCAAGACTTTTTCAAAATTTAAAAAATGGAAATATATTTTCCAATCCATTCCATAAACGAATTGAAGGATATATTCAAAAAGGAATATTTTACTCCAAATTTTTTTCTGATAACAATCAAAAAATACTAATAGAAAAAAATAAAAAAATAATATCTCTTTTATATGAAAAAACAAAATTTATATATAAAAAAAATATATCCAATTATCTTTTGGATAAACTTTTTTTAAAAAACATAAGCATATTATCAATAATACATGAAATTGAAAAAGAATTTCACAAGATGAAAAATGAAGAAAATATTATTTTAAATACAGAATTAAATAAAATTCTTTATGAAAGAATTATTGAAGGATCATTTCCAAAAATATATGAAAAAATAGGAGTACAATATAAACATTATTTCATTGATGAATTTCAAGATATTTCATTTTTACAATGGCAAAATATTAAAATATTAGTTGAAAATGCATTGTCTGAAAATGGATCAGCCATGATAGTAGGAGATCCAAAACAATCTATATATAGATGGAGGGGGGGGGATTCTAAACAATTTTTAAATTTAATTAATTCTAAATCAAGTAATTATAAAAAAGATATAAAAATTATAGAAAAAAATTTTCGTAGCTATGAAGAAATTGTAAAATTTAATAATTCACTTTATCAATCTATATCTAAAATATTTCATTCTACTATTTATCAAAATATATATAAAAATTATAAACAAAAAATATATAAAAAATATGGTGGATATGTAGAAATAAATTTTATTCATGATTCTAAAAATTACAAGGAACATATTTATTCAAAAATAAAAAATAGAATAGAAAAATTATTGAAACAAAAATATGCATTATCTGATATTGCAATTTTAGTTAGAAACAATGAAGAAGGTTATTTTTTGTCTGAAAAATTAGTAGAAAGTGGTTTTGTTGTAAATACTTCTGTTTCCTTATTAATAAAAAATCATTTTGAAATTCAAATTATCATAAATTTTTTTTACATTATTTCTTCTCCCTATTGTTATCAAAAAAGAGTTCTTTTAATTTTTTTATTATTAAAAAATAAAATTATTCGAATTAAAAAAGATGATCATGATTTTATTGTGAAAATACTTTTTTTACCTCTAGACTCATTCTTAAAGAAAATTTTTTTGAAAGAAAATTCATTAACATTAAAGAAATTATATAACAAATCAATATACAATATATCAGAAAAAATTATTGAATCTTTTGGTTTATTAAATAATCAAAATTCTACATACATTTATTCCTTTTTAGATTTTATTTATAGATCTATGAAAAAGGTTGGAAATTCTATTCCAGATTTTTTAGATTATTGGGAAACTCAAAAAGAAAAAGAAAGTATTGTAGTTTCTGATCATATTAACGCCATTCGTATTATGACTATTCATAAGTCTAAAGGATTGCAATTTCCTATAGTACTTATTCCCTTCGCTGATTGGAATATTTTCCCTAAAAAAAAAGAAAAAGTATGGATCGATGTAAATCCTCATTTATATAATGGATTAAATTCTATTTTTTTAGAAAAAATAGAACCTTATTTTAAATATATAAAACATGATAATAATATCCGAAACTTTTATGAAGATTATTTATCAAACATTAAATTTGATAATATTAATTTATTATATGTAGCTACTACTCGTTCCATTGAACAACTCTTTTTATTTTCAAAATTTGGAAATAATAAATCTGTATCATCTTATATAAAAAATCTTCTATGTGAAAAAAAAATGTGGAATGAAAAAAAATGTAAATATCTTTTCGGAAAAGAAGGAAAAAATTCTTAATTTATTTTACATGTTTTTCCGCATGATAAGAAGATCTAACTAATGGTCCACTTTCTACATATTTAAATCCCATTTTTAATCCAATTGTTTTTAATTTTTGAAATTGTTCTGGAACAATAAAAAAACGAACAGGATAATGTTTTAAAGAAGGTTGTAAATATTGACCCATTGTCATGATATCTACTTTAGATTTTCTAATATCTTTCATCGTTTCTATGATTTCTTCTTCTGTTTCTCCTAATCCCAACATGATTCCTGTTTTTGTACGTATATTTTTATTTTTTTCTTTTATATATTGTAAAACTTCGAGACTACGATTATATTGAGCTTGAATGCGAATTTTTTTTGTTAATCTAGAAATTGTTTCCAGGTTATGAGAAACTACTTCTGGTTTAATATCAATTATTTTATCTATTATTTTTTTCTCTCCTTTAAAATCTGGAATTAAAGTTTCTATTGTAATGTTTGGATTAAAATATCGTATTTTTTGTATAGTTTGAATCCACATAGAAGCTCCCATATCCCGTAAATCATCTCTGTTTACAGAAGTTAATACTGCATGTTTTACTTTTAAAATTTTTATAGATTTTGCTACTTTTTCTGGTTCTTTCCAATCTATTTTATTAGGACGTCCTGTTTTTACTCCACAAAATCTACACGATCTTGTACAAATATTACCTAATATCATGAAAGTAGCAACCCCTCTATCCCAACATTCTCCTATGTTAGGACAACTTCCACTTTGACAAATAGTATTCAGTTTATGTACTGAAACTAATTTTTGCAATTCATGATAATTTTTACTCATTGGTAATTTTACTTTTATCCATTTTGGTTTTTTTTGAAAAATATTCATATTTTTTGTTTTGAATTTTATTATATATAAAATTTTATAAAAATATAAAAATCAATTTTTTTTTGATAAATTTGTTAAAATATTTATATGAAAGTGTTTGTTAGAGACATAGCTTATATGTTAGAAAATATAGCTCCTCTAGAATATGCAGATTCTTATGACAACGTTGGATTGATAGTAGGATCATTTTATAAAGAAGTAAGAAGTATATTGATTACTTTAGATCTTACTGAAGAGGTTCTTTATGAATCTATAAAAAAAAAATGTGATTTAATTATTTCTTTTCATCCTGTCATTTTCAAATCTATTAAAAATATAACTGGAAAAACATTTTCAGAGAGAGTCGTAATTCATGCATTAAAAAATGATATATCTATTTATGTAATTCATACAAATTTAGATGTAATATGGGAAGGATCTTCTTCTTATATATCCAAATTATTACAAATTAACAGAGAAAAAGTTCTTATTCCAAGAAAAAAAACCATAAAAAAATTAATAACATATGTCCCAGTTGATTACGCTGAAAAAGTAAGAAATGCTTTATTTGATGCAGGAGCTGGAAACGTTTCTGATTATAGTCATTGTAGTTATAATTTTGATGGGTATGGAAGTTATATGGGAAATAAAAAAACTAAACCTTTTTTTGGAAAAAAAGAAGTTTTTCATATAGAAAAAGAAACTTGTATTGGTGTTTTATTTCCTGATTTTAAATTAGATATAATAAAAAAAGCATTGTTTCAAAATCATCCTTACGAAGAAGTTGCTTACGAAATTTATAATATTGAAAATACTAATTCTCATATAGGGATAGGTTTTATAGGAAACCTTGTAGAAAATATGAATGAATATGATTTTCTTTTTTTTATAAAAAAAAGAATGAACATCCCTTGTATTCGGCATTCTAATTTTATAGAAAAAAGGATTCAAAAAATCGCTATGATTACAGGATCGGGGCGTTTTGGAATTGAATTTGCTATGAAAGAAAAAGCGGATGTTTTTATATCCTCTGATTTGAAATACCATGATTTTTTTAAATATGAAAAAAAAATATTAATTGTGGATATAGGGCATTACGAATCTGAAAAATTTATTAAAAAATTACTGAAATCTTTTTTAGATCAAAATTTTACTTCGATTTCTGTTTTTGAATCGGAAGTTTATACTAATCCAGTTAAATATTTTTATTAATTATGAATAAACATAATAAAATACAAGAAACAATTACTGTAGTAGATAAATTGAGAGTATTATATAACCTTCAATTGATAGATTCTCGTATAGATGAAATACAAAAATTCCGTATAAATATTCCTGTGGAACTAGAAAGTTTAGAAGAAGAACTGGAAAAAATACAAAAAAAATTAGAATCTTTTCATGAAGAAATTCTTTCTATAAAAGAAGATATAAATAAACAAAACAAAAATATTAAATCGTCAGAAGCGTTGATTAGTAAATATGAAAAACAAAAATATCATATCAAAAATCATAAAGAATTATATTCTTTAGATAAAGAAGTTGATTATCAAAAATTAGAAATCCAATTATCTAAAAAAAAAATAAAGGAATTGAATATTCAAATCCATAAAAAATATGAAATTATAGAAAGTAAAAAAGAAATATTAAAAAACAAAAAAGAACACCTTTTTCACAAAAAAAAAGAATTAAATAATATTCTTGTAGAAAATGAAAAAGAAGAAAAAATTCTATTAAAACAATCTTTATGTTTTTCTAAAAAAGTAGACAATAATTTATTAAAAATTTATCAAAGAATTAGAAATAGAGTAAAAAATGGAATAGCTATTGCTCCAGTTCAAAGAGGAGCTCCATTAGGTTCTTATCTAGCAATTACTCCTCAAAAATATTCTGAACTAGTACAACGTAATAAATTATTAGTAGATGAACATAGTGGAAGAATATTAATAGATGCGGAATTAGCTGAAGAGGAAAAGAAAAAATCTTTTGTTTTTTGTTATAATAAAAAATTATAGATTATGGTACAAACTTATTCTTCTAATGAAACTAAAATTCAATTTCAAGATTTTGAATTATTAGAAGTTTCTTCGGGAAAAAAGAAATTTTTAAAAGACTTTTTTTCGAATCAAGCAACTGTAATTATGTTCATTTGTAATCACTGTCCGTATGTTAAGCATATTAATACAGAATTAATTCGTTTAGCTAATGATTTTATTCCAAAAATGATTTCATTTTTAGCTATTAATTCTAATGATAAAATAAAATATCCAGAAGATTCTCCAGAAAATATGAAAAAAGTACATAATCAATTAAATTATCCTTTTCCTTATTTTTTTGATGAAACACAAGAAGTTGCTAAATATTATAATGCAAAATGTACTCCTGAATTTTTTATCTTTTTCGGGAATGGAAATTTATGTTACCATGGACAATTGGATGATTCTAGACCTGGGAATAAGGTTCCTGTTACAGGTTATGATGTGAGAAATATCTTAAACAATATTTTAAAAGGAAAAAAAATGTTATCTCCAATAGTAAAATCAAGTTACGGATGTAATATTAAATGGAAGATGTAAGAAGATGAATATAATAATTATGGATAGTTTTCAAAAAATATTTTATAGATTCAGATAAACTCCTTTCAGATGTTCCTCCTGCTGCATTTTTATGCCCCCCTCCTCCAAAATGTTTTCTAGCAAACATATTCACATCAAAATTTCCTTTTGAACGAAAGGAAATTTTGATAGGAAATTTTTTTTTTTCTTCAAAAAATAAAACGGAAAAAACAATATTTTTAATGCCTAATCCATAAGTAATGATACCTTCTGTATCTCCTTGTTTATATGAATAAAAATTAATATCCGAGGTTTTTATGCTTGTATAAGCTGTTCTATATTTTTTAATAATTTTCAAATTATTCAAAGCTTTAGATAAAAGTATCAATCTATTTTCATTATATTTTTCTTGTAAATGATGATAAATGAAATTTATGTCAATTCCTTTTTCTATTAATTTTCCTGCAATAAAATGAGTTTCTGAAGTAATAGAAGGAAAACGGAAATAACCTGTATCAGTCATCAATCCTACATATAAACATGTAGCTATGTTTTTATCTATTTTATCTAAATTATTCATATCAGAAATGAATCGAAAAACTAAAATACTAGTTGCTGCTACTGTAGGATCTGAAAACATAAAATCAAAATAAAATGGAAAAGGATGATGATCAATTAATACTTTTTTTGCTTTCGAATACGAAAAAAGATCGCTTATATTATTAATTCTTGAAAAATTATTAAAATCTATAAAAAAAATATAATCGGCATTTATAATTTTTTTCTTTACTAAATATTTGGTCTTTTCAGAAAAAATCAAAATTTTATCAATTCCTGGAAGCCATTGAAAAAACTCAGAATATTCTGTTGGAGATATTAAATCTACATCATGTTTTAACTTTCTAAGATAAAAAAAAAGAGCTAGAGAAGATCCTAAAGCATCTCCATCTGGATTATTATGAGGAAATAATACGATTTTTTTTTTATTTTTTCCATTAATATTAGAAAACAACATATTTATTTTTTTTTCAATCCTAATTCTTTTCCTTTTTTTAACATAATAAAATAAGCCGAACGAAAATTATTTGATATTTTTCCTTCTAAAATAGCGTCTTTAATAAAATCTTTTATGATTCCTATTTTTTTACATGGATCAATTTGAAAAACCTTCATTATATCATTTCCTGATATAGGAGATTTCCAATTTTGGATTCTATCTTTTTCTTCTAATTTTCTAATTCTTTCCATCAAAATATAAATATTTTTTTTATATTTATTTTTTCTTTCTACATTATTAGTGGTAATATCAGCAATACATAATTTCATTAAATCTTCTAAATCGTTTCCTACATCAAATAACAATCTACGGATAGCAGAATCATTGGTGTTATTTCCTATTAATGCAATAGGCCTATAGCTAAATTGAATCATTTTTTGGATATATTTCATAGAAGAACTTTTTGGAAGTTTTAAACGTTGGAATATACTTGGAATCATCTTAGCTCCCACAAATTCATGAGCATGGAAAGACCATCCTATTTCAGGGATAAATTTTTTTGTAAAAGTTTTTCCTATATCATGAAATAACGCAACCCATCTTAACCAAATAGAATTATTTTTTTCTTTACTAATATTATCTACTACTTGTAAAGTATGATAAAAGTTATCTTTGTGTTTATATCCATTTTTTTCTTCTATTCCTTTCAACAAAGTTAATTCCGGTAATATTATTGATAATAATCCAGATTTATATAATAAAAGTAATCCTACAGAAGGTTTTTCAGATAGTAAAATTTTGTTAAATTCCTCTACAATTCTTTCTATAGAAACAATAGAGATTCTATTTTTATTTTTTTGAATTGATTGAAATGAATTTTTTTCAATTTCAAATTGTAATTGACTAGCAAACCGTATAGCTCGCATCATTCTTAGTGGATCATCAGAATAAGTTATATTTGCATCTAATGGAGTTCTTAATATTTTTTTTTTTAAATCTGATAAACCTCCAAATGGATCAATCAGTTCTCCATAGTTGTTACGGTTTAAACTAATAGCTAAAGCATTAATTGTAAAATCTCTTCTATTTTGATCATCTTGCAATGATCCTAACTTAATAATCGGATTTCTACTAGAAAAAGAATAAGATTCTTTTCTTGATCCTACAAATTCAATTCTTTGATTATTGTATTCTAACATAGCTGTTCCAAAACGTTTAAATATTCTAATTTTTGGAGAAGGTATTAAAGTTTTAGAAACTTCTTTAGCTAATCTAATCCCTTCTCCAATAGTTAAAATATCCAAATCTTTTGATTCCATTTTTCCTATCAAAAGATCTCGAACATAACCTCCTATTACATAACTTTTTTGTTTTATTCTTTGAGAAGAAATACTTACAATACGAAATATTTTTTGATGAAAAATAGATGATAAATTCATATCAGTCTCGTAATATTTTTACTTGATTAGATATTATTTTTATAATAGAAGAACTATTATAGTTTGCTTTTTCTTCTCTACGGAAATTTACAACATAATCTGTTTTTTTTAAAATGAAAGGACTAATTTCTGAAAAAGATCTAGGAGTAACAAATCCAGATAAATTGGCAGAAGTAGAAGTTATAGGTTTATCCAATTTTCGTATTAAGCAAATACAAAATGGATCATGTGTCAAACGAATAGCTAAAGTTCTATCTTTTCTAAAAAAATTAGACGCTATTTTATTAGTATTTTCGTATATTATAGTAATAGGTTTTTCTTTTTTAACAAAATTTTCTAAAATTATCTTTTTAGTAAAAGAAGGTATATTTCCTACTAATTGATGCAAACGATCCATGTTTTCTACCAAAAGAATCATAGATTTAGAAATACTTCTATTCTTGATTTCACATATCCTTTTTATAGCTTTTATATTAAAAGCATCACATCCCAATCCCCATACAGTATCTGTAGGATACAATAAGTTTTTTCCTTTTTTTAAAATATCTACGCTTTTTTCTATTTCCACGTAAAAAGACATTTAAATTTTTAAATTATGAGTTCTCAAAGCATCATTTAAAGAGGTTTTTTTATCTGTAC is a window from the Blattabacterium cuenoti STAT genome containing:
- a CDS encoding UvrD-helicase domain-containing protein → MLVLPSTLKIYNASAGSGKTTFLVINYLYVLLKSPFPDEYKRVLALTFTKKASEEMKNRILQCIKEFSNKKVKKEYCFLFDYITKKLKLTKHQLYQRSERILFSIIHDFYSFSKNISTIDKFTYNIIRSFFSEKKIDLEMNTDRFLLKIVENILYRLKNSEKWSNVLIQSSLENLKKGKNWDLKKELFKIAHVIVEENNFFPIKKMKNYPLEHFLQLKNTVFKRTEKFEKKCKKIGKSFFQILERSSIQKHSFIHLDLPRLFQNLKNGNIFSNPFHKRIEGYIQKGIFYSKFFSDNNQKILIEKNKKIISLLYEKTKFIYKKNISNYLLDKLFLKNISILSIIHEIEKEFHKMKNEENIILNTELNKILYERIIEGSFPKIYEKIGVQYKHYFIDEFQDISFLQWQNIKILVENALSENGSAMIVGDPKQSIYRWRGGDSKQFLNLINSKSSNYKKDIKIIEKNFRSYEEIVKFNNSLYQSISKIFHSTIYQNIYKNYKQKIYKKYGGYVEINFIHDSKNYKEHIYSKIKNRIEKLLKQKYALSDIAILVRNNEEGYFLSEKLVESGFVVNTSVSLLIKNHFEIQIIINFFYIISSPYCYQKRVLLIFLLLKNKIIRIKKDDHDFIVKILFLPLDSFLKKIFLKENSLTLKKLYNKSIYNISEKIIESFGLLNNQNSTYIYSFLDFIYRSMKKVGNSIPDFLDYWETQKEKESIVVSDHINAIRIMTIHKSKGLQFPIVLIPFADWNIFPKKKEKVWIDVNPHLYNGLNSIFLEKIEPYFKYIKHDNNIRNFYEDYLSNIKFDNINLLYVATTRSIEQLFLFSKFGNNKSVSSYIKNLLCEKKMWNEKKCKYLFGKEGKNS
- the lipA gene encoding lipoyl synthase, which produces MNIFQKKPKWIKVKLPMSKNYHELQKLVSVHKLNTICQSGSCPNIGECWDRGVATFMILGNICTRSCRFCGVKTGRPNKIDWKEPEKVAKSIKILKVKHAVLTSVNRDDLRDMGASMWIQTIQKIRYFNPNITIETLIPDFKGEKKIIDKIIDIKPEVVSHNLETISRLTKKIRIQAQYNRSLEVLQYIKEKNKNIRTKTGIMLGLGETEEEIIETMKDIRKSKVDIMTMGQYLQPSLKHYPVRFFIVPEQFQKLKTIGLKMGFKYVESGPLVRSSYHAEKHVK
- a CDS encoding Nif3-like dinuclear metal center hexameric protein; the protein is MKVFVRDIAYMLENIAPLEYADSYDNVGLIVGSFYKEVRSILITLDLTEEVLYESIKKKCDLIISFHPVIFKSIKNITGKTFSERVVIHALKNDISIYVIHTNLDVIWEGSSSYISKLLQINREKVLIPRKKTIKKLITYVPVDYAEKVRNALFDAGAGNVSDYSHCSYNFDGYGSYMGNKKTKPFFGKKEVFHIEKETCIGVLFPDFKLDIIKKALFQNHPYEEVAYEIYNIENTNSHIGIGFIGNLVENMNEYDFLFFIKKRMNIPCIRHSNFIEKRIQKIAMITGSGRFGIEFAMKEKADVFISSDLKYHDFFKYEKKILIVDIGHYESEKFIKKLLKSFLDQNFTSISVFESEVYTNPVKYFY
- a CDS encoding zinc ribbon domain-containing protein, producing the protein MNKHNKIQETITVVDKLRVLYNLQLIDSRIDEIQKFRINIPVELESLEEELEKIQKKLESFHEEILSIKEDINKQNKNIKSSEALISKYEKQKYHIKNHKELYSLDKEVDYQKLEIQLSKKKIKELNIQIHKKYEIIESKKEILKNKKEHLFHKKKELNNILVENEKEEKILLKQSLCFSKKVDNNLLKIYQRIRNRVKNGIAIAPVQRGAPLGSYLAITPQKYSELVQRNKLLVDEHSGRILIDAELAEEEKKKSFVFCYNKKL
- a CDS encoding thioredoxin family protein — its product is MVQTYSSNETKIQFQDFELLEVSSGKKKFLKDFFSNQATVIMFICNHCPYVKHINTELIRLANDFIPKMISFLAINSNDKIKYPEDSPENMKKVHNQLNYPFPYFFDETQEVAKYYNAKCTPEFFIFFGNGNLCYHGQLDDSRPGNKVPVTGYDVRNILNNILKGKKMLSPIVKSSYGCNIKWKM
- a CDS encoding DHH family phosphoesterase, with the translated sequence MLFSNINGKNKKKIVLFPHNNPDGDALGSSLALFFYLRKLKHDVDLISPTEYSEFFQWLPGIDKILIFSEKTKYLVKKKIINADYIFFIDFNNFSRINNISDLFSYSKAKKVLIDHHPFPFYFDFMFSDPTVAATSILVFRFISDMNNLDKIDKNIATCLYVGLMTDTGYFRFPSITSETHFIAGKLIEKGIDINFIYHHLQEKYNENRLILLSKALNNLKIIKKYRTAYTSIKTSDINFYSYKQGDTEGIITYGLGIKNIVFSVLFFEEKKKFPIKISFRSKGNFDVNMFARKHFGGGGHKNAAGGTSERSLSESIKYFLKTIHNYYIHLLTSSI
- a CDS encoding CCA tRNA nucleotidyltransferase, with the translated sequence MNLSSIFHQKIFRIVSISSQRIKQKSYVIGGYVRDLLIGKMESKDLDILTIGEGIRLAKEVSKTLIPSPKIRIFKRFGTAMLEYNNQRIEFVGSRKESYSFSSRNPIIKLGSLQDDQNRRDFTINALAISLNRNNYGELIDPFGGLSDLKKKILRTPLDANITYSDDPLRMMRAIRFASQLQFEIEKNSFQSIQKNKNRISIVSIERIVEEFNKILLSEKPSVGLLLLYKSGLLSIILPELTLLKGIEEKNGYKHKDNFYHTLQVVDNISKEKNNSIWLRWVALFHDIGKTFTKKFIPEIGWSFHAHEFVGAKMIPSIFQRLKLPKSSSMKYIQKMIQFSYRPIALIGNNTNDSAIRRLLFDVGNDLEDLMKLCIADITTNNVERKNKYKKNIYILMERIRKLEEKDRIQNWKSPISGNDIMKVFQIDPCKKIGIIKDFIKDAILEGKISNNFRSAYFIMLKKGKELGLKKK
- a CDS encoding L-threonylcarbamoyladenylate synthase, with the protein product MSFYVEIEKSVDILKKGKNLLYPTDTVWGLGCDAFNIKAIKRICEIKNRSISKSMILLVENMDRLHQLVGNIPSFTKKIILENFVKKEKPITIIYENTNKIASNFFRKDRTLAIRLTHDPFCICLIRKLDKPITSTSANLSGFVTPRSFSEISPFILKKTDYVVNFRREEKANYNSSSIIKIISNQVKILRD